One Chanodichthys erythropterus isolate Z2021 chromosome 10, ASM2448905v1, whole genome shotgun sequence DNA segment encodes these proteins:
- the LOC137028047 gene encoding carcinoembryonic antigen-related cell adhesion molecule 1-like — MKKMFLKLLLLSLWNLVGVFGGYDEMKRVSVKEGDSVTLNSRLTEMKDNDVIHWRFEYTLIAEINVTADRFTVYDDVLDGRFRNRLKLNNQTGSLTITNFTTEHEGDYELETNSMRKRFSLTVIVSVTEGDSVTLNSRLTEMKDDDQIQWRFMNENISIAKINKRNNRFTVNDDVLNGRFRDRLKLDNQTGSLTITNTTMKHAGYYKLQINNVRKRFNLTVYARLPVPVISSNSSQCSSSSSSSSSSCLLVCSAVNVSHVTLSWYKGNSLLSSISVSDLSISLSLPLEVEYQDKNTYSCVLNNPISNQTQHLDITHLCHTCAVSMTGLISAAAAGSLLIVAAVGIFCICKKCRKTDQEVETREEEITYAEAIFHKRKAQKLDHKEEDRVVYAPIANRR, encoded by the exons atgaagaaaatgtttctcAAATTACTTTTGCTCAGTTTGTGGAATCTGGTTG gtgtgtttggtgGTTATGATGAAATGAAGAGAGTGTCAGTAaaggagggagattcagtcactctaaactCTCGTCTTACTGAAATGAAGGATAATGATGTGATTCACTGGAGGTTTGAATACActttaatagctgaaatcaaTGTAACGGCCGACAGATTCACTGtatatgatgatgttcttgatgggagattcagaaacagactgaaactgaacaatcaaactggatctctgaccatcactaACTTCACAACTGAACATGAAGGAGATTATGAACTAGAGACCAACAGTATGAGAAAGAGATTCAGTCTCACTGTCATTG TGTCAGTGacggagggagattcagtcactctaaactCTCGACTTACTGAAATGAAGGATGATGATCAGATTCAGTGGAGGTTTATGAATGAAAACATTTCAATAGCTAAAATCAATAAACGAAACAACagattcactgtaaatgatgaTGTTCTtaatgggagattcagagacagactgaagctggacaatcaaactggatctctgaccatcacaaacaccacAATGAAACATGCTGGATATTATAAATTACAGATCAACAATGTAAGGAAGAGATTCAATCTCACTGTCTATG CtcgtctgcctgttcctgtcatcagcagtaactcttcacaatgttcttcatcatcatcatcatcatcatcatcatgtttattggtgtgttcagctgtgaatgtgagtcatgtgactctctcctggtacaaaggaaacagtttattgtccagcatcagtgtgtctgatctcagcatcagtctctctctacctctggaggtggaatatcaggataaaaacacctacagctgtgtgctgaacaatcccatcagcaaccagactcaacatctggacatcactcacctctgtcacacatgtgcaG TGTCTATGACAGGCCTGATCTCTGCTGCTGCCGCTGGATCTCTGTTGATTGTTGCTGCAGTCGGGATCTTCTGCATCTGCAAGAAATGTAGAAAAACTGATCAAGAAG TTGAGACTCGTGAAGAAGAAATCACTTACGCCGAGGCGATTTTCCACAAAAGAAAAGCACAGAAATTG GATCATAAAGAGGAGGATCGTGTGGTGTATGCGCCTATCGCCAACAGAAGATGA